The Antedon mediterranea chromosome 11, ecAntMedi1.1, whole genome shotgun sequence genome window below encodes:
- the LOC140061969 gene encoding uncharacterized protein, with protein MSVNLTCGVPQGTLLGPMIFLALINDAMQDSPCKTWKYVDDLYIGQIVKKDEISSIQNDVALLNVWSNENKQKLNPTKCKTMYFNFQYEHEPLLIGNATIEIVNETKLLGLWIQANLKWDRNVKEIVSKASRRLHILCRLRKFNLPKFDLVDVFKSYIRPSVEYAVP; from the coding sequence ATGAGTGTTAATCTAACATGTGGCGTCCCTCAAGGTACGCTCCTTGGGCCTATGATCTTTCTTGCTCTAATTAATGATGCCATGCAAGACTCGCCATGTAAAACTTGGAAATATGTAGATGATTTGTACATAGGACAGATAGTAAAAAAGGATGAAATTTCCTCAATTCAGAATGATGTTGCTTTACTGAATGTATGGtctaatgaaaacaaacaaaaacttaaCCCAactaaatgtaaaactatgtatttTAACTTTCAATATGAACATGAACCCCTTTTGATTGGTAATGCTACAATTGAAATCGTTAATGAAACTAAGTTACTAGGTTTATGGATACAAGCTAACCTCAAATGGGACCGTAATGTTAAAGAAATTGTATCCAAAGCCAGCAGACGTCTGCATATATTATGTAGATTAAGAAAGTTCAATCTTCCGAAATTTGATCTTGTAGATGTATTTAAGAGTTACATAAGACCAAGTGTTGAATATGCTGTCCCATGA